A single genomic interval of Cellvibrio sp. PSBB023 harbors:
- a CDS encoding diguanylate cyclase domain-containing protein produces the protein MTTATYTALGKYLDLLLDAICVVDKDGHFMFVSAGGERIFGYRPDEMIGRQMLELIHPEDKDKTLKAVDHIVAGQPEPHFENRYIRKNGDVVHIMWSARWSEEDQCRIAVARDITLRKQAEAMQQAVFAIAEASHTSDDLCSLYPQIHQIIGGLLPAVNCVIALYDSLADCISFPYYVDKHTSAPAPQSLGHHSGYAQLIREGEPLLLDTAQLADPQYAHFLDADNVRKPLSWLGVPLKMQGRPIGALVIKSYTLTACYSAQTVELLNYVSTQIATAIERRQMMARLQQRALYDQLTRLPNRDLFYDRIQSAIARARRNRELISLLFLDLDKFKEVNDRFGHQTGDLLLEAVARRLELSVRECDTVARFGGDEFVVLLENIDHPEQSDRVVEKIIDHLRSPIELAGNLITITASIGMAHFPLHGDNEKDLLHHADNAMYASKTQAR, from the coding sequence ATGACAACCGCCACCTACACAGCACTGGGCAAATACCTTGACCTACTGCTGGACGCCATCTGCGTGGTCGATAAAGACGGGCATTTTATGTTTGTCAGTGCAGGCGGTGAGCGTATTTTTGGCTACCGCCCCGACGAAATGATTGGCAGGCAAATGCTGGAACTGATTCACCCTGAGGATAAAGACAAAACCCTGAAGGCGGTGGATCACATTGTGGCGGGCCAACCGGAACCGCATTTTGAGAATCGCTATATCCGCAAGAATGGCGACGTAGTGCATATCATGTGGTCGGCACGCTGGTCGGAGGAAGATCAGTGCCGCATTGCCGTCGCCCGCGATATCACCCTGCGCAAACAGGCAGAAGCTATGCAGCAAGCGGTGTTCGCCATAGCCGAGGCCTCCCACACCAGCGATGACCTCTGTAGCCTCTACCCGCAAATCCACCAGATCATTGGCGGTTTGCTGCCTGCCGTTAACTGTGTCATCGCCCTTTATGACTCACTGGCGGACTGCATCAGCTTTCCCTATTACGTGGATAAACACACCTCGGCGCCGGCCCCACAATCGCTGGGCCACCACAGCGGCTATGCCCAGCTCATCCGCGAGGGCGAACCATTGCTGCTGGATACCGCACAACTGGCCGACCCACAATATGCCCATTTTCTGGATGCGGACAATGTGCGCAAACCGCTCTCCTGGCTCGGTGTACCGCTGAAAATGCAGGGCCGTCCCATTGGGGCGCTGGTGATCAAAAGCTACACCCTCACCGCCTGCTACTCAGCACAAACCGTCGAGCTGCTGAATTACGTGTCCACCCAGATCGCTACCGCCATAGAGCGACGCCAGATGATGGCGCGCCTACAACAGCGTGCTCTCTACGACCAACTCACCCGCCTGCCCAACCGCGATCTGTTTTACGACCGTATCCAATCGGCCATCGCCAGGGCGCGACGCAACCGGGAACTGATCTCGCTGTTATTTTTGGATCTGGATAAATTCAAAGAAGTGAATGACCGCTTTGGCCATCAGACTGGCGACCTGTTGTTGGAAGCCGTAGCGCGTCGCCTGGAACTCAGTGTGCGCGAATGCGATACCGTTGCCCGTTTTGGCGGCGATGAATTTGTGGTGTTACTGGAAAATATCGATCACCCGGAACAGAGCGATCGTGTGGTGGAAAAAATTATTGATCACCTGCGCAGCCCGATTGAACTGGCAGGCAACCTGATCACGATTACTGCCAGTATCGGCATGGCGCACTTTCCTTTGCACGGTGACAATGAAAAAGACTTGCTGCACCACGCCGATAATGCGATGTACGCCAGCAAAACCCAAGCGCGCTAG
- a CDS encoding GIN domain-containing protein — protein sequence MLVRTGLFGLIMCFATPLALAETLAKVYPVKNFSEFTSGGNTRVEITQSGTEYLRIEADAEVMERVKVDQTGNRVSVWLKSGNGGFLSWFGQGNEKVKVTLGVKQLQYLELSGGANATLGDLQGSEFKLETSGAANVNFARLTMDEVRMGLSGAANVRIDTLTTKTQSYDLSGASNVEIKGASRSDELEVGASGASNFRGKPLSVTQAKVSASGASHIKVSVTESLVADASGASSVDYYGNPRTKTKATGASHVNAKDD from the coding sequence ATGCTGGTTCGCACAGGTTTGTTTGGGTTGATTATGTGCTTCGCCACCCCCTTGGCATTAGCAGAAACACTGGCCAAGGTGTATCCGGTGAAGAATTTCAGTGAGTTTACCAGCGGTGGCAATACCCGGGTGGAGATCACCCAGAGCGGTACTGAGTATTTGCGCATTGAGGCGGATGCGGAGGTAATGGAGCGGGTCAAGGTGGACCAAACGGGCAATCGCGTCAGTGTCTGGTTAAAGAGCGGCAATGGCGGTTTTCTGAGTTGGTTTGGCCAAGGCAATGAGAAGGTTAAGGTCACCTTGGGTGTTAAGCAGTTGCAGTATTTGGAGTTGTCTGGCGGGGCGAACGCTACCTTGGGGGATTTACAGGGGAGTGAGTTTAAGCTGGAGACCAGCGGTGCGGCGAATGTGAACTTTGCGCGCCTGACGATGGATGAGGTCAGGATGGGGCTGTCCGGTGCGGCTAATGTGAGGATTGATACTCTAACCACCAAGACCCAGTCCTACGACCTGTCGGGGGCATCCAATGTGGAGATCAAGGGCGCCAGTCGCAGTGATGAGTTGGAGGTGGGGGCGAGTGGTGCCAGTAATTTCCGTGGCAAACCGCTCAGTGTGACCCAAGCCAAGGTCAGTGCCAGCGGTGCGTCCCATATCAAAGTGTCAGTCACTGAATCTCTGGTGGCCGATGCCAGTGGTGCCTCCAGTGTGGATTACTACGGCAATCCGCGCACCAAAACCAAGGCTACCGGTGCGAGCCATGTCAATGCCAAGGACGACTAG
- a CDS encoding Tex family protein, whose translation MTSLPSIAKRIADELNVQEQQVSAAVGLLDEGATVPFISRYRKEVTGGLDDTQMRTLEERLRYLRELEDRRAAILKSIAEQDKLTPELERDIQIADTKNRLEDLYLPYKPKRRTKGQIAKEAGLEPLAEALLADPSLAPDVEAAKYFNAEHNINDVKSALDGAKYILMEKFSEDAELLGRLRHFLQQEATFSARAVAEKLTDTSQEVQKFRDYFEHDEPLKSVPSHRALAMFRGRNEGVLTISIKVGDEEQRIGHPCESMIAEHWQVQDKGRAADGWLAEVVRWTWRVKLLTHLETDLLGELREKAEEEAIKVFASNLKDLLLAAPAGQKATIGLDPGMRTGVKVAVVDATGKVVDHCVMYPTPPLNKIAESEAILVHLCNKHNVGLIAIGNGTASRETEKFAKDVLKRHPEIKASTVIVSEAGASVYSASEFAAKEFPDLDVTIRGAISIARRLQDPLAELVKIDPKSIGVGQYQHDVSQSQLARSLDAVVEDCVNAVGVEVNTASAALLARVSGLNTTLANNIVEFRNQNGAFNSRSSLKKVPRFGEKTFEQAAGFLRVAGGDNPLDASAVHPESYSIVEKIAQKNAREIKGLIGDSSFLRGLKAAEYTDEKFGVPTVTDIIKELDKPGRDPRPEFKTAQFQEGVEEITDLVPGMILEGTVTNVTNFGAFVDIGVHQDGLVHISALSHNFIKDPREAVKAGDIVKAKVMEVDVPRKRIALSLRLDDTPGEKVDGGNKGGGRPSQNQQRAAQKNNPAPAAMGSMGALLQQALKKK comes from the coding sequence ATGACCAGCCTACCCAGTATTGCCAAACGCATTGCCGATGAATTAAACGTTCAGGAACAACAAGTTAGCGCCGCCGTGGGGCTACTGGATGAAGGCGCCACCGTGCCCTTTATCTCCCGCTACCGTAAAGAGGTAACGGGCGGGCTGGACGATACGCAAATGCGTACCCTGGAAGAGCGCCTGCGCTACCTGCGCGAACTGGAAGATCGCCGCGCAGCGATCCTGAAATCCATTGCCGAACAGGACAAGCTGACCCCGGAATTGGAGCGCGACATCCAGATCGCCGATACCAAAAACCGCCTGGAAGACTTGTACCTCCCCTACAAACCCAAGCGCCGCACCAAGGGCCAAATCGCCAAAGAAGCCGGACTGGAACCCTTGGCAGAGGCCTTATTGGCGGACCCAAGCCTCGCACCCGACGTGGAAGCAGCAAAATACTTCAACGCTGAGCACAATATTAACGACGTGAAATCCGCCCTCGACGGAGCCAAATACATCCTCATGGAAAAATTCAGTGAAGATGCGGAATTGCTCGGTCGCCTGCGTCATTTCCTGCAACAGGAAGCCACCTTCTCGGCGCGCGCTGTGGCAGAAAAACTCACCGACACCTCGCAAGAAGTACAAAAATTTCGCGATTATTTTGAACACGATGAACCGCTTAAATCTGTGCCGTCGCACCGTGCATTGGCGATGTTCCGCGGCCGCAACGAGGGTGTGCTGACCATAAGCATTAAAGTGGGCGATGAAGAACAGCGCATCGGCCACCCCTGCGAATCCATGATCGCCGAGCACTGGCAGGTGCAAGACAAAGGCCGCGCTGCCGATGGCTGGTTGGCAGAAGTGGTGCGCTGGACCTGGCGAGTAAAACTGCTCACCCACTTGGAAACAGATCTGCTAGGTGAGTTGCGCGAAAAAGCGGAAGAAGAAGCGATTAAAGTTTTCGCGTCCAACCTGAAAGATTTATTGCTCGCTGCACCCGCCGGGCAAAAAGCTACCATCGGCCTCGACCCTGGTATGCGCACGGGTGTAAAAGTGGCGGTAGTGGATGCTACTGGCAAAGTGGTCGATCACTGCGTGATGTACCCGACACCGCCGTTAAATAAAATCGCCGAATCCGAAGCGATTTTGGTTCACTTGTGCAACAAACACAACGTGGGATTGATTGCGATTGGTAACGGCACCGCATCGCGCGAAACTGAAAAATTCGCTAAAGATGTTCTCAAGCGCCACCCGGAAATCAAGGCCAGCACGGTTATCGTCAGCGAAGCGGGCGCATCGGTTTACTCTGCGTCTGAATTCGCCGCAAAAGAATTTCCGGATTTGGATGTAACGATTCGCGGTGCAATTTCTATCGCGCGTCGATTGCAAGATCCACTCGCTGAATTGGTGAAGATCGACCCCAAATCTATCGGCGTTGGCCAATACCAACACGACGTTTCCCAGTCACAACTCGCACGCTCACTCGATGCGGTCGTTGAGGACTGTGTGAACGCCGTCGGTGTGGAGGTGAATACCGCGTCGGCTGCACTGCTGGCACGTGTGTCGGGATTGAACACCACTCTGGCGAATAATATCGTTGAATTCCGCAACCAGAACGGTGCATTCAATTCGCGTAGCTCACTGAAAAAAGTGCCGCGTTTTGGCGAAAAAACCTTTGAACAAGCCGCAGGCTTTTTGCGCGTTGCCGGTGGTGACAATCCACTCGACGCTTCAGCAGTTCACCCTGAATCCTATTCGATTGTTGAAAAAATCGCACAGAAAAATGCGCGCGAGATTAAAGGTCTGATTGGCGATTCATCTTTCCTGCGCGGATTAAAAGCAGCGGAATACACCGATGAAAAATTCGGTGTTCCCACCGTGACCGACATCATCAAAGAATTGGATAAACCCGGCCGCGACCCGCGCCCGGAATTTAAAACCGCACAATTCCAGGAAGGCGTAGAAGAGATTACCGATTTGGTTCCCGGTATGATTCTGGAAGGCACAGTCACTAACGTTACCAACTTTGGTGCCTTTGTGGATATCGGCGTACATCAGGATGGCTTGGTACACATCTCCGCGCTTTCACACAACTTTATTAAAGATCCACGCGAAGCGGTAAAAGCGGGCGATATCGTAAAAGCGAAAGTGATGGAAGTGGATGTGCCGCGCAAACGTATCGCGCTATCGCTGCGCTTGGATGACACCCCCGGCGAAAAAGTGGATGGCGGTAATAAAGGCGGCGGTCGTCCATCGCAAAACCAACAACGTGCGGCGCAGAAAAATAATCCTGCTCCAGCAGCAATGGGCAGCATGGGTGCACTCTTGCAGCAAGCGCTGAAAAAGAAATAA
- a CDS encoding sulfite exporter TauE/SafE family protein → MLPLFFAAAIMITDPLFYCLAIPVVILVGMSKGGFGGGFGMLAVPLLSLLIDPRIAAAILLPILCAMDAVGLWSFRGTWDKLNLKILLPGALLGTLAGALTFEMANADWVRLLIGVLSIYFVAHYLWGKHFLERMAQRAPSKISGSFWGSIAGYVSYIAHAGGPPIAMYLLPQHMPKSVLAGTTILFFAIINFIKLIPYALLGQISGGSFYTSLLLLPLAPLGVLLGVYLHRRVSDRFFYWMSYSFLLLAGVKLTYEGVRGLW, encoded by the coding sequence ATGCTGCCGCTTTTTTTTGCGGCAGCAATCATGATCACCGACCCTCTCTTTTATTGTCTTGCCATTCCGGTTGTTATCCTCGTAGGCATGTCCAAAGGCGGCTTTGGCGGTGGCTTCGGTATGCTGGCTGTTCCCCTCTTGTCGCTGCTGATTGACCCGCGCATTGCCGCCGCGATTCTCCTGCCGATTTTGTGTGCGATGGATGCCGTTGGACTGTGGAGTTTTCGAGGCACCTGGGACAAGCTCAATTTAAAAATCCTGCTGCCCGGTGCACTCTTGGGAACGCTGGCTGGTGCACTCACCTTTGAAATGGCAAATGCGGATTGGGTGCGGTTATTGATTGGTGTGTTGTCGATTTATTTTGTCGCCCACTACTTGTGGGGCAAACATTTTCTGGAACGTATGGCGCAGCGAGCGCCCAGTAAAATCAGCGGCAGTTTTTGGGGCAGCATTGCCGGTTATGTCAGTTACATCGCCCATGCGGGCGGTCCGCCTATCGCTATGTATTTATTGCCGCAACATATGCCCAAGTCAGTGCTGGCGGGCACAACCATTTTATTTTTTGCGATTATCAATTTTATCAAACTGATTCCCTATGCCCTGCTCGGGCAAATATCGGGCGGCTCGTTTTACACCTCACTCCTGTTATTGCCACTGGCTCCTTTGGGAGTACTGCTGGGCGTTTATTTGCACCGCCGCGTATCTGATCGTTTCTTTTATTGGATGAGCTACAGCTTCCTGTTATTGGCGGGGGTGAAATTAACCTACGAAGGTGTGCGCGGCTTGTGGTAA